A section of the Verrucomicrobium sp. GAS474 genome encodes:
- the recN gene encoding DNA repair protein RecN: MISSLRIKNLALIDDLRWEMGPGFNALTGETGAGKSILIDALMLLAGERADKTLIRSGETACSVEAEVALSGELAAAMAAILDDIGAEPCEDGVLLLKRTLSASGATGASLSNKQFANGGAVTLQALKRIGDLLVDLHGPHDHQSLLRTAEQLHLLDAHGKTAPLRAEVAKAHGAWREAAQRRAAMTLSEKERTERIDRLRHRVSEIENARLKPGEDAEVERDFKLANNSRQLLEWASTLLNLVTDGEGAVLGQLAQVEKTLLAWQKIDPDAVQWAEANHRAVAELQELASSVRDYSERVDLDGERLRQVEERMALLHGLKKKYGPSLDEVIATGAAEAEELKGLEDRDETLARLEKEEAAAKKALSALAEKLTAARKKTAKPLAESVTKELRGLGFKSAVFDVSLKAKAEPTTDGADEVEFLFAPNVGEATQPLRSIASSGEMARVMLAIKTTLAEVDSVPVLVFDEVDANVGGETAWEVGRKLARLGANGERQVLCITHQPQVAAQGKAHFHVEKAVKEGRTTTKLTELNRAARAKELARMLGGANKESLALAEKMLDRK; this comes from the coding sequence ATGATCTCCTCCCTCCGCATCAAAAACCTGGCCCTCATCGACGATCTCCGCTGGGAGATGGGGCCGGGCTTCAACGCGCTGACCGGCGAGACCGGCGCGGGCAAATCGATCCTGATCGACGCCCTCATGCTGCTGGCCGGGGAACGGGCCGACAAGACCCTCATCCGCTCCGGCGAGACGGCCTGCTCCGTCGAGGCCGAGGTCGCCCTTTCCGGGGAGCTGGCCGCCGCCATGGCGGCGATCCTCGACGACATCGGCGCGGAGCCGTGCGAAGACGGGGTGCTGCTGCTGAAGCGGACGCTCAGTGCTTCCGGGGCGACCGGCGCCTCCCTCTCGAACAAGCAGTTCGCCAACGGCGGCGCGGTGACCCTCCAGGCGCTGAAGCGGATCGGCGATCTCCTCGTCGACCTCCACGGGCCGCACGACCACCAGTCCCTCCTGCGGACGGCGGAGCAGCTCCACCTCCTCGACGCCCACGGGAAAACGGCCCCGCTCCGCGCCGAGGTCGCCAAGGCCCACGGGGCGTGGCGGGAGGCGGCCCAGCGCCGCGCCGCGATGACCCTCAGCGAGAAGGAGCGGACGGAGCGGATCGACCGCCTCCGCCACCGCGTCTCCGAGATCGAGAACGCCCGCCTGAAGCCGGGCGAGGACGCCGAGGTCGAGCGCGATTTCAAGCTGGCGAACAACTCCCGGCAGCTCCTCGAATGGGCGTCGACCCTCCTCAACCTCGTCACCGACGGGGAGGGGGCCGTCCTCGGGCAGCTGGCGCAGGTCGAGAAGACCCTCCTGGCCTGGCAGAAGATCGATCCCGACGCCGTCCAATGGGCCGAGGCGAACCATCGCGCCGTCGCCGAGCTGCAGGAGCTGGCCTCCTCGGTCCGCGATTACTCGGAGCGGGTCGACCTCGACGGGGAGCGGCTCCGGCAGGTCGAGGAACGGATGGCGCTCCTCCACGGTTTGAAGAAGAAGTACGGCCCGAGCCTCGACGAGGTCATCGCGACCGGCGCGGCCGAGGCCGAGGAATTGAAGGGCCTGGAGGACCGCGACGAGACGCTGGCCCGGCTGGAGAAGGAGGAAGCCGCCGCGAAGAAGGCGCTCTCCGCCCTCGCGGAGAAGCTGACCGCCGCCCGGAAGAAGACGGCGAAGCCGCTCGCCGAATCGGTGACGAAGGAGCTGCGCGGCCTCGGCTTCAAGTCGGCGGTTTTCGACGTCTCCCTCAAGGCCAAGGCCGAACCGACGACGGACGGGGCCGACGAGGTCGAGTTCCTCTTCGCCCCGAACGTCGGCGAGGCGACCCAGCCCCTCCGCTCCATCGCCTCGAGCGGCGAAATGGCCCGCGTGATGCTGGCGATCAAGACGACGCTGGCCGAGGTCGACTCGGTCCCCGTCCTCGTCTTCGACGAGGTCGACGCGAACGTCGGCGGCGAGACGGCGTGGGAGGTCGGGCGGAAGCTCGCCCGCCTCGGCGCGAACGGGGAGCGGCAGGTCCTCTGCATCACCCACCAGCCCCAGGTCGCCGCCCAGGGGAAGGCCCACTTCCACGTCGAGAAGGCGGTGAAGGAAGGCCGGACGACAACGAAGCTGACCGAGCTGAACCGCGCCGCCCGGGCGAAGGAACTGGCCCGGATGCTCGGCGGGGCGAACAAGGAGTCGCTGGCGCTGGCGGAGAAGATGCTCGATCGAAAGTAG
- a CDS encoding PAS domain-containing methyl-accepting chemotaxis protein translates to MRLNQPVTNQEQELREGSSIVSKTDLKGHITYVNPAFIEISGFTEEELLGQPHNLIRHPDMPAAAFADLWETVRTGGQWTGVVKNRCKNGDHYWVFANVTPVREDGVLVGYMSVRTKPTRQQIAAAADLYERINQGHSGIRLHGGRVMSSGLRGLAGRVRDMSLTVKIGAALGFTMLLLIAHGLLPFFGFDGHVLSLLSLVGMIVIGMLWVVLHAGILVPLRQVTQAAFAIASGDLTLRISTRRRDDFGLLIEALRQMNVNLIATIGDVRANADQLRVATGDLASGAAALSDRTTAQAANLEETAASVEELSSTVRQNADRASESRTLVATASEIAEQGGKAVARVESTMYEITAQSKKIADITKLIDAIAFQTNILALNAAVEAARAGDAGAGFAVVADEVRSLAHRSAQAAKEIDELIEESHQKVALGNTLVTEANATMGRIVTSARNITVAVGEITTATEEQSLGVTQINTALTQVDELTQQNATMVAESLDNTRDLEEQIRKLSEAVSIFHLGDGEAAAPRPREIKARAKAVRLQS, encoded by the coding sequence ATGCGACTGAATCAGCCCGTCACCAACCAGGAACAGGAACTCCGCGAAGGCTCCTCCATCGTCTCGAAGACCGACCTCAAGGGCCACATCACCTACGTCAACCCGGCCTTCATCGAGATCAGCGGCTTCACCGAGGAGGAACTCCTCGGCCAGCCCCACAACCTAATCCGCCATCCCGACATGCCCGCCGCGGCCTTCGCCGACCTGTGGGAGACTGTCCGCACCGGCGGCCAGTGGACCGGCGTCGTGAAGAACCGCTGCAAGAACGGCGACCACTACTGGGTCTTCGCCAACGTCACCCCGGTCCGGGAAGACGGCGTCCTCGTCGGCTACATGTCGGTCCGCACGAAGCCGACCCGGCAGCAGATCGCCGCCGCCGCCGACCTCTACGAGCGGATCAACCAGGGCCACTCCGGCATCCGCCTTCACGGGGGCCGCGTCATGTCGTCCGGCCTCCGCGGCCTCGCGGGCCGCGTGCGGGACATGTCCCTCACCGTGAAGATCGGGGCCGCACTCGGATTCACGATGCTTCTCCTCATCGCCCACGGCCTCCTTCCCTTCTTCGGCTTCGACGGCCACGTCCTCTCCCTCCTCTCCCTCGTCGGGATGATCGTCATCGGGATGCTCTGGGTCGTCCTCCATGCGGGGATCCTCGTCCCGCTCCGACAGGTCACCCAGGCCGCCTTCGCCATCGCCTCGGGCGACCTCACCCTCCGCATCAGCACCCGCCGCCGGGACGACTTCGGCCTCCTCATCGAGGCCCTGCGCCAGATGAACGTCAACCTCATCGCCACCATCGGCGACGTCCGGGCCAACGCCGACCAGCTCCGCGTCGCCACGGGCGACCTCGCCTCCGGCGCCGCCGCCCTCTCCGACCGGACCACCGCCCAGGCCGCGAACCTCGAGGAAACCGCCGCCAGCGTCGAGGAACTCTCCTCCACCGTGAGGCAGAACGCCGACCGGGCCTCCGAGTCGCGGACCCTCGTCGCCACCGCCTCGGAGATCGCCGAGCAGGGCGGCAAGGCCGTCGCCCGCGTCGAGTCGACGATGTACGAGATCACCGCCCAATCGAAGAAGATCGCCGACATCACGAAGCTGATCGACGCCATCGCCTTCCAGACGAACATCCTCGCCCTGAACGCCGCCGTCGAGGCCGCCCGCGCCGGGGACGCCGGAGCCGGGTTCGCCGTCGTCGCCGACGAGGTCCGCTCCCTCGCCCACCGCTCCGCCCAGGCCGCCAAGGAGATCGACGAGCTGATCGAGGAATCGCACCAGAAAGTCGCCCTCGGGAACACCCTCGTCACCGAGGCCAACGCCACCATGGGCCGCATCGTCACCTCGGCCCGGAACATCACCGTCGCCGTCGGGGAGATCACCACCGCCACCGAGGAGCAGAGCCTCGGCGTCACCCAGATCAACACTGCCCTCACCCAGGTCGACGAGCTGACCCAGCAGAACGCCACGATGGTCGCCGAATCGCTCGACAACACGCGGGATCTCGAAGAGCAGATCCGGAAGCTGTCCGAAGCCGTCTCGATCTTCCACCTCGGAGACGGGGAAGCTGCCGCCCCCCGGCCCCGGGAAATCAAGGCCCGGGCGAAAGCGGTACGGCTCCAGAGCTAA
- a CDS encoding MBL fold metallo-hydrolase, with protein sequence MTPVTVTLLGSGTSQGVPMMVCDCAVCTSADPRDKRTRSSIYLNDGDEGPDGTQILVDTTPELRLQCIAQRVRHVRAVLFTHGHADHLFGFDDLRRFCELNRARMPVHASPETLEVLRRTYAYAFDPSIVVHGYVRADAVPFPPEGESFRVGVLDVIPLPVTHGRTVTHGFLFRGTGPQAGRKLFAYIPDCKTLPDATKAALRDVERLVIDGLRDEEHPTHMTIAEAIAAGREVGAGETILTHLTHHKSHADREAGLPPGVHVAYDGMRFTLGEPLKQSS encoded by the coding sequence ATGACCCCCGTCACCGTCACCCTCCTCGGCTCCGGCACCTCCCAGGGGGTCCCCATGATGGTCTGCGATTGCGCCGTCTGCACCTCCGCCGATCCCAGGGACAAGCGGACCCGCTCCTCGATCTACCTCAATGACGGTGACGAGGGGCCGGACGGCACCCAGATCCTCGTCGACACCACGCCGGAGCTCCGCCTCCAGTGCATCGCCCAACGGGTCCGCCACGTCCGGGCCGTCCTCTTCACCCACGGCCATGCCGACCACCTCTTCGGCTTCGACGACCTCCGCCGCTTCTGCGAGCTGAACCGCGCCCGGATGCCGGTCCACGCCTCCCCGGAGACCCTCGAAGTCCTCCGGCGGACCTACGCCTACGCCTTCGATCCCTCCATCGTCGTCCACGGCTATGTCCGGGCCGACGCCGTCCCTTTCCCGCCGGAGGGGGAGTCGTTCCGCGTCGGGGTCCTCGACGTCATCCCCCTCCCCGTGACTCACGGCCGGACCGTCACCCACGGCTTCCTCTTCCGGGGGACCGGTCCGCAGGCGGGACGGAAGCTCTTCGCCTACATCCCCGACTGCAAGACCCTCCCCGACGCGACGAAGGCGGCCCTCCGCGACGTCGAGCGGCTCGTCATCGACGGCCTCCGGGACGAGGAGCACCCGACCCACATGACCATCGCCGAGGCCATCGCCGCGGGCCGGGAAGTCGGGGCCGGGGAGACGATCCTGACCCACCTCACCCACCACAAATCGCATGCCGACCGAGAAGCGGGATTGCCCCCCGGCGTCCATGTCGCCTATGATGGGATGCGGTTTACCCTTGGAGAACCCCTAAAGCAATCGTCTTAA
- the ilvD gene encoding dihydroxy-acid dehydratase, whose product MRTIDDPSRKGSAKEAAHPAKAHRAFSATVVDGVERAPNRSMLYPTGFKPADFDKNIIGIASTWSMVTPCNMHINKLADEAAAGTDAAGGKAIIFNTITIADGISMGTEGMKYSLVSREVIADSIETVVGCQGMDGYVAIGGCDKNMPGCLISMARLNRPSVFVYGGTILPGCFKGKEIDLVNVFEAVGQHANHNIPESELTAIEKCAIPGAGSCGGMYTANTMGSAIEALGMSLPNSSSQIAESDEKREDCRKAGAAVLNLIAKNIRPRDIMTRKAFENAITVVMALGGSTNAVLHLLAIAHTAGVKLTLEDFTRIGKKVPVLADLKPSGRFVMAALSRIGGLTPLMKRLLAKGLLHGDCLTVTGKTLAENLKDVKDYPAGQEIIRPFDNPIKPDGHLVILKGNLAPDGAVAKISGKEGLKFEGKARVFESEEKSLAAILDGTVKKGDVIVIRYEGPRGGPGMREMLAPTSAVMGKGLGKEVALITDGRFSGGSHGFVVGHIAPEAYAGGPLAFVKNGDPITIDAKKHTITLGVPAKELAARKKKWKAPAPRYTKGVLAKYAALVSPANLGAVTDFHLDPQIAPGKGHQ is encoded by the coding sequence ATGAGAACCATCGACGATCCCAGCCGCAAGGGCTCCGCCAAGGAAGCCGCCCATCCCGCCAAAGCCCACCGCGCCTTCTCGGCCACGGTCGTCGACGGCGTCGAGCGCGCCCCGAACCGGTCGATGCTCTATCCCACCGGGTTCAAGCCCGCCGACTTCGACAAGAACATCATCGGCATCGCCTCGACGTGGAGCATGGTCACCCCGTGCAACATGCACATCAACAAGCTGGCCGACGAGGCCGCCGCCGGGACCGACGCCGCGGGCGGCAAGGCGATCATCTTCAACACCATCACCATCGCCGACGGCATCTCGATGGGGACCGAGGGGATGAAATATTCCCTCGTCTCCCGCGAGGTCATCGCCGATTCGATCGAGACCGTCGTCGGCTGCCAGGGCATGGACGGCTACGTCGCCATCGGCGGCTGCGACAAGAACATGCCGGGCTGCCTCATCTCGATGGCCCGCCTGAATCGCCCCTCCGTCTTCGTCTACGGCGGCACCATCCTCCCCGGCTGCTTCAAGGGGAAGGAGATCGACCTCGTCAACGTCTTCGAGGCCGTCGGCCAGCACGCCAACCACAACATCCCCGAGAGCGAACTGACCGCCATCGAGAAATGCGCCATCCCCGGCGCCGGCTCGTGCGGCGGCATGTATACGGCGAACACCATGGGCTCCGCCATCGAGGCCCTCGGCATGAGCCTCCCGAACAGCTCCTCCCAGATCGCCGAGTCGGACGAGAAGCGCGAGGATTGCCGCAAGGCGGGCGCGGCGGTGCTCAACCTCATCGCGAAGAACATCCGCCCCCGCGACATCATGACGCGGAAGGCCTTCGAGAACGCCATCACCGTCGTCATGGCCCTCGGCGGCAGCACGAACGCCGTCCTCCACCTCCTCGCCATCGCCCACACGGCGGGCGTGAAGCTGACCCTCGAGGACTTCACCCGGATCGGGAAGAAGGTCCCCGTCCTCGCCGACCTCAAGCCGAGCGGCCGCTTCGTCATGGCCGCCCTCAGCCGCATCGGCGGCCTCACCCCGCTCATGAAGCGCCTGCTGGCGAAGGGCCTCCTCCACGGCGATTGCCTCACCGTCACCGGGAAGACCCTCGCCGAGAACCTCAAGGACGTGAAGGACTACCCCGCCGGGCAGGAAATCATCCGTCCCTTCGACAACCCGATCAAGCCCGACGGCCACCTCGTCATCCTCAAGGGCAACCTCGCCCCCGACGGCGCGGTCGCCAAGATCAGCGGCAAGGAAGGCCTGAAGTTCGAGGGCAAGGCCCGCGTCTTCGAGTCGGAGGAGAAATCGCTCGCCGCGATCCTCGACGGCACCGTGAAGAAGGGCGACGTCATCGTCATCCGCTACGAGGGGCCGCGCGGCGGTCCCGGCATGCGCGAGATGCTCGCCCCCACCTCGGCCGTCATGGGCAAGGGCCTCGGCAAGGAGGTCGCGCTCATCACCGACGGCCGCTTCTCCGGCGGCAGCCACGGCTTCGTCGTCGGCCACATCGCGCCCGAGGCCTACGCGGGCGGTCCCCTCGCCTTCGTGAAGAACGGCGACCCGATCACCATCGACGCGAAGAAGCACACGATCACCCTCGGCGTCCCCGCGAAGGAGCTCGCCGCCCGGAAGAAGAAGTGGAAGGCCCCCGCCCCCCGCTATACGAAGGGCGTCCTCGCGAAGTACGCCGCCCTCGTCAGCCCGGCGAACCTCGGCGCCGTCACCGACTTCCACCTCGACCCGCAGATCGCGCCCGGCAAGGGCCACCAGTAG
- a CDS encoding TatD family hydrolase, whose amino-acid sequence MLIDTHAHLDYPDFAPDFDAVLARSKEAGVTGIVSIGTRIDSSRRALGLAQKYPGVVHAAVGIHPCDVGSESLSQIPLLREMAKEKGVAAIGETGLDYYRLPGAKEAPEDPVLAAEIDEQVKKWQAEVFRAQLEIAAEAGLNVVIHQRGDCWADTLAVLKDFTGKLRGVFHCFGGSPAQAAEVIALGHLVSFTGIVTFKNAELVHQTARAVLLDQFMVETDCPYLAPVPHRGKRCEPAHTRLVAEKIAELRGIPLEELATATTKTARAFFRMG is encoded by the coding sequence ATGCTGATCGACACCCACGCCCACCTCGATTACCCCGACTTTGCTCCCGACTTCGATGCCGTCCTGGCGCGGTCGAAGGAAGCCGGGGTCACCGGGATCGTCTCCATCGGCACCCGCATCGATTCGAGCCGCCGCGCCCTCGGCCTCGCGCAGAAATACCCCGGCGTCGTCCATGCCGCCGTCGGCATCCATCCGTGCGATGTCGGTTCCGAATCGCTCTCCCAGATCCCCCTCCTCCGCGAGATGGCGAAGGAAAAAGGGGTCGCCGCCATCGGCGAGACCGGCCTCGACTACTACCGCCTCCCCGGCGCGAAGGAAGCCCCCGAAGACCCCGTCCTCGCCGCCGAGATCGACGAGCAGGTCAAGAAATGGCAGGCCGAGGTCTTCCGCGCCCAATTGGAAATCGCCGCCGAGGCAGGCTTGAACGTCGTCATCCACCAGCGCGGCGACTGCTGGGCTGACACGCTGGCCGTTTTGAAAGACTTCACCGGGAAACTGCGCGGCGTCTTCCACTGCTTCGGCGGGAGCCCCGCCCAGGCCGCCGAAGTCATCGCCCTCGGCCATCTCGTTTCCTTCACCGGCATCGTCACCTTCAAGAACGCCGAACTCGTCCACCAGACCGCCCGAGCCGTCCTCCTCGATCAGTTCATGGTCGAGACCGACTGCCCCTACCTCGCCCCCGTCCCCCACCGGGGCAAGCGGTGCGAGCCCGCCCACACCCGCCTCGTCGCCGAGAAGATCGCCGAGCTGCGCGGCATCCCCCTGGAAGAACTCGCCACCGCCACGACAAAGACGGCGCGGGCGTTTTTCAGGATGGGTTAA
- a CDS encoding sulfotransferase domain-containing protein, translated as MPELEATPVSSILLQREAAALSSAVFAYGSPCNNFHGQLVLRPGGTFYGYRPPHVIRWALEEKEDGIDLILIDEGGKVVSRFRREGRTWSGTLENHRWPLLFAPLLENDAPLPSPACPLPPLLINSIPKSGTYFLEKALASVGWHSLRLHLGHGIVDDYRGLPDEHLHVNPYRVRLACDEDLIAAILHPGQLLVGHLGKEAETERIARLGIKTLPCVRNLRDILVSLYRFKLNKVHPLDIKDALWRKAGDLDRFSLFLDAFRDHDLHFIGDMAATLLAQAEAAHPGVDSFLRYEELENGLLSPFWRKEFENIAPGLAVTIQVALIHTRNTPTPTYSGRRSRWQDHWTPAVEVFFKETGLLELNRRLGYEAQPSGF; from the coding sequence ATGCCCGAACTCGAAGCCACTCCGGTCTCCTCCATCCTCCTTCAACGCGAGGCCGCCGCCCTTTCCAGCGCCGTCTTCGCCTACGGCAGCCCCTGCAACAACTTCCACGGCCAGCTCGTCCTCCGGCCCGGCGGCACCTTCTACGGCTACCGTCCGCCCCACGTCATCCGATGGGCGCTCGAGGAAAAAGAGGACGGGATCGACCTCATCCTGATCGACGAAGGCGGGAAGGTCGTCAGCCGCTTCCGGCGCGAGGGGCGCACCTGGTCCGGCACCCTGGAAAACCACCGCTGGCCCCTCCTCTTCGCCCCCCTTCTGGAGAACGACGCCCCCCTTCCCTCCCCGGCCTGCCCGCTCCCGCCCCTCCTCATCAACAGCATCCCGAAGAGCGGCACCTACTTCCTCGAAAAGGCCCTCGCCTCCGTCGGCTGGCACAGCCTCCGCCTCCACCTCGGCCACGGCATCGTCGACGACTACCGGGGCCTGCCCGACGAACACCTCCACGTGAACCCCTACCGGGTCCGCCTCGCCTGCGACGAAGACCTCATCGCCGCGATCCTCCACCCCGGCCAGCTCCTCGTCGGCCATCTCGGCAAGGAAGCGGAGACCGAAAGGATCGCCCGCCTCGGGATCAAGACCCTCCCCTGCGTCCGCAACCTGCGGGACATCCTCGTCAGCCTCTACCGCTTCAAGCTCAACAAAGTCCACCCCCTCGACATCAAGGACGCCCTCTGGCGCAAGGCGGGCGACCTCGACCGCTTCTCTCTCTTCCTCGACGCCTTCCGGGACCACGACCTCCACTTCATCGGCGACATGGCCGCCACGCTCCTGGCCCAGGCCGAGGCCGCCCATCCCGGCGTCGATTCGTTCCTCCGCTACGAGGAGCTTGAAAACGGCCTCCTTTCGCCCTTCTGGCGCAAGGAATTCGAGAACATCGCCCCCGGCCTCGCCGTCACCATCCAGGTCGCCCTGATCCACACCCGGAACACCCCCACCCCCACCTACAGCGGCCGGCGGAGCCGGTGGCAGGATCATTGGACCCCTGCTGTGGAGGTTTTCTTCAAGGAGACGGGGCTATTGGAACTGAACCGTCGGTTGGGCTATGAGGCCCAGCCTTCCGGGTTCTAA
- a CDS encoding cation diffusion facilitator family transporter, whose amino-acid sequence MEKDLTSHLPSVGSQASSSDSRGNAPLTLDTPSIQNALRLAGLGVVTNLGLAALKIAVGLLGHSYALIADGIESTTDAVTSSVVWIGLRLSLRPADSSHPYGHGKAESLAGLMVALALIAAAVAIAVGGINRIMHPGEHAPKWFVLPVLGLIIVVKELLARRVKSAGETLKSSSLMGEAWHHRSDAMSSLAAFVGVGIAIFGGPTYRSADAIAALAASVIIGINGIALAGPAFNEIMDAAPPEDLIEKTRKLAARVDDVVGIDKCRIRKSGLEYYVDIHVIVDGDASVRTGHRIAHQVKDSLIASDENIVDVDVHIEPTPKGWV is encoded by the coding sequence ATGGAAAAGGACCTCACCTCCCACCTCCCCTCGGTCGGTTCCCAGGCCAGCTCCTCGGATTCGAGGGGGAACGCCCCGCTGACGCTCGACACCCCCTCGATCCAGAACGCCCTTCGGCTCGCCGGGCTCGGCGTCGTCACGAACCTCGGCCTCGCCGCACTGAAGATCGCCGTCGGCCTCCTCGGCCACTCCTACGCGCTGATTGCCGACGGCATCGAGTCGACCACCGACGCCGTCACCTCCTCCGTCGTCTGGATCGGCCTCCGCCTCTCCCTCCGCCCCGCCGACTCCTCCCACCCCTACGGCCACGGCAAGGCCGAGTCGCTCGCGGGGCTGATGGTCGCCCTCGCCCTCATCGCGGCGGCGGTCGCCATCGCCGTCGGCGGGATCAACCGAATCATGCACCCGGGGGAACACGCCCCGAAGTGGTTCGTCCTCCCCGTCCTCGGCCTCATCATCGTCGTGAAGGAGCTCCTCGCCCGCCGGGTGAAGAGCGCCGGGGAAACGCTGAAAAGCAGCTCCCTCATGGGCGAGGCGTGGCACCACCGCTCTGACGCCATGAGCTCCCTCGCCGCCTTCGTCGGTGTCGGCATCGCCATCTTCGGCGGGCCGACCTACCGTTCCGCCGACGCCATCGCCGCGCTCGCCGCCTCGGTCATCATCGGGATCAACGGCATCGCCCTCGCCGGACCGGCCTTCAACGAGATCATGGACGCCGCCCCGCCCGAGGACCTGATCGAAAAGACCCGGAAACTCGCCGCCCGGGTCGACGACGTCGTCGGGATCGACAAGTGCCGCATCCGCAAGAGCGGCCTCGAATACTACGTCGACATCCACGTCATCGTCGACGGCGACGCCTCGGTCCGCACCGGCCACCGCATCGCCCACCAGGTGAAGGACAGCCTCATCGCCTCCGACGAGAACATCGTCGACGTCGACGTCCACATCGAGCCGACGCCGAAGGGCTGGGTTTAG
- a CDS encoding TIGR03790 family protein, producing MTLPLPRLLLLTTLLVLGLPLLLPSPLRAEGGSGSGGGSSALKEHLLIVYNNLSPDSLSLARYYAKARGIPDDRILGIDAPLEEEINRAQYEKQIRAPIDDYLVRKRWIKRAPGQFPLGQNKTLDVSLAIENKIWCIVLMKGIPLKIAHDPSVQETPTAVAELNTNAASVDSELTLLPLQGLPIIGVMPNPFYLLGFKRSFDELDALQMILVGRLDGPTANDVRRMIDDAKLAEQNRLAGRVEIDTRGLDKASSGYFSGDKMLLDSVPYFRREGMEIEVDTKPDLFPDNLPWTNVALYAGWYAGNAKGPFMREVKDGSTSEPAFAKGAIAYHIHSYDAATLRSDKENWAGPLLAKGAAATMGAVYEPYLDFMPHWDDFSRRILDGESFIEAGYGSQKVLSWMTTFVGDPLYTPFGLPTDKAIAVSGPGKHRDLLLIQSLRRQLNAAGSAEDDTDNLNDLKERLKTVAQDPKLTTAGWEGYGDLMSDPRLLPANTTVAQAYEKAFNTATSLEDQERTNLKAAKAYQNRFRLKDAKRVLLLQLNRYPNESVYYGLMDYYKQVMNSDGIPSAAGNTSAPSLSGTALPPAVAPSAAPAISSPALAKPEAP from the coding sequence ATGACGCTTCCCCTCCCCCGGCTCCTCCTCCTGACGACGCTCCTCGTCCTCGGTCTCCCGCTCCTCCTTCCGTCCCCCCTCCGGGCCGAAGGCGGTAGCGGCAGCGGCGGCGGCTCCTCCGCGCTGAAGGAGCACCTCCTCATCGTCTACAACAACCTCTCTCCCGACAGCCTCTCCCTCGCCCGCTACTACGCCAAGGCCCGCGGCATCCCCGACGACCGCATCCTCGGCATCGACGCCCCCCTGGAGGAGGAGATCAACCGCGCCCAATACGAGAAACAGATCCGCGCCCCCATCGACGACTACCTCGTGCGGAAGCGGTGGATCAAGCGGGCCCCCGGCCAGTTCCCCCTCGGCCAGAACAAGACCCTCGACGTCAGCCTCGCCATCGAGAACAAGATCTGGTGCATCGTCCTGATGAAGGGGATCCCCCTGAAGATCGCCCACGACCCCAGCGTCCAGGAGACCCCCACCGCCGTCGCCGAGCTCAACACGAACGCCGCCTCCGTCGATTCCGAGCTCACCCTCCTCCCCCTCCAGGGCCTCCCGATCATCGGCGTCATGCCGAACCCCTTCTACCTCCTCGGCTTCAAGCGTTCCTTCGACGAGCTCGACGCCCTCCAGATGATCCTCGTCGGCCGCCTCGACGGCCCGACCGCCAACGACGTCCGCCGGATGATCGACGACGCGAAGCTCGCCGAGCAGAACCGCCTCGCCGGTCGGGTCGAGATCGACACCCGCGGCCTCGACAAGGCGAGCAGCGGCTACTTCTCCGGGGACAAGATGCTCCTCGACAGCGTCCCCTACTTCCGCCGCGAGGGGATGGAGATCGAGGTCGACACCAAGCCCGACCTCTTCCCCGACAACCTCCCCTGGACCAACGTCGCCCTCTACGCGGGCTGGTATGCCGGGAACGCCAAGGGTCCCTTCATGCGCGAGGTCAAGGACGGCTCCACCAGCGAGCCCGCCTTCGCCAAGGGCGCCATCGCCTACCACATCCATTCCTACGACGCCGCCACCCTCCGCTCCGACAAGGAAAACTGGGCCGGCCCGCTCCTTGCGAAGGGCGCCGCCGCCACCATGGGCGCCGTCTACGAACCCTACCTCGACTTCATGCCCCATTGGGACGACTTCTCCCGCCGCATCCTCGACGGGGAGAGCTTCATCGAGGCCGGTTACGGCTCCCAGAAAGTCCTCTCCTGGATGACCACCTTCGTCGGCGACCCCCTCTACACCCCCTTCGGCCTTCCCACCGACAAAGCCATCGCCGTCAGCGGCCCCGGCAAGCACCGCGACCTCCTCCTCATCCAGTCCCTCCGCCGCCAGCTCAACGCCGCCGGCAGCGCCGAGGACGACACCGACAACCTTAATGACCTCAAGGAACGGCTGAAGACCGTCGCCCAGGACCCGAAGCTGACCACCGCCGGATGGGAAGGCTACGGCGACCTCATGAGCGACCCCCGCCTCCTCCCGGCGAACACCACCGTCGCCCAGGCCTACGAGAAGGCCTTCAACACCGCGACCAGCCTCGAAGACCAGGAGCGGACCAACCTCAAGGCCGCCAAGGCCTATCAGAACCGCTTCCGCCTGAAGGACGCCAAGCGGGTCCTCCTCCTCCAGCTCAACCGCTACCCGAACGAGTCGGTCTACTACGGCCTCATGGACTACTACAAGCAGGTCATGAACTCCGACGGGATTCCCAGCGCCGCCGGGAACACCTCGGCCCCCAGCCTCTCCGGGACCGCCCTGCCCCCTGCCGTTGCGCCTTCGGCCGCTCCGGCGATCTCGAGCCCGGCGCTGGCGAAGCCCGAGGCGCCCTAG